Proteins encoded in a region of the Teredinibacter purpureus genome:
- a CDS encoding glycosyltransferase family 4 protein — protein sequence MERVLMRLALVIDDYLPYSTRVGAKMFHEFALELLNDGHHVTVITPGIEQRESLVVDDIEGVSVWRFSSAPIKDVGKVVRAINETLLSFRAWSAVRSRVKKDTFDGVVYYSPSIFFGGLVMKLKRRCNCNSYLVLRDLFPQWVIDSGLVRSGSLVEKYFRYFENLSYRQADAIGLMSQNNLDVFETCTESLFSAHVLRNWASLTPHVARPKRITTREKLNLKDKVIFFYGGNIGHAQDMTNLMRLAKGMQPYPNAHFLFVGQGDEVGLIHELADKWELTNFSYLPSVTQDEFKEILSDVDVGLFSLSEKHTAHNFPGKLLGYMVQSLPILGSVNPGNDLEELVNNSSAGRIHVNGKDDDLLGSAIELYNDKPVRDGLGKAAFELLEREFSVARAVQTVCHYLRVK from the coding sequence TTGGAAAGAGTATTAATGCGTTTAGCTTTGGTGATAGATGATTATTTGCCTTATAGCACTCGTGTTGGAGCAAAGATGTTTCACGAATTCGCGTTGGAACTTTTAAATGATGGTCATCACGTAACGGTAATTACGCCAGGTATAGAGCAAAGAGAATCGCTAGTTGTTGATGATATTGAAGGAGTTTCAGTTTGGCGATTCAGCTCCGCTCCAATTAAGGATGTTGGTAAAGTTGTCAGAGCCATTAATGAAACGTTGCTTTCGTTCAGAGCGTGGTCTGCGGTACGAAGTAGAGTAAAAAAAGATACATTTGATGGGGTTGTATATTACTCGCCATCGATCTTCTTTGGAGGATTGGTGATGAAATTAAAGAGGCGTTGCAATTGTAATTCTTACCTTGTCTTACGTGATCTGTTTCCGCAATGGGTTATCGATTCTGGGCTTGTCCGTTCTGGTTCTCTGGTTGAGAAGTACTTTCGTTATTTTGAAAACCTTTCTTACCGTCAAGCTGATGCGATTGGTTTGATGTCCCAAAATAATTTGGATGTTTTCGAGACATGTACTGAATCGCTATTTTCAGCGCATGTTTTGCGTAATTGGGCGTCTCTTACGCCACATGTTGCTAGACCAAAAAGAATAACAACTAGAGAAAAGCTTAACCTAAAAGATAAAGTGATTTTTTTCTATGGTGGAAATATTGGTCATGCGCAAGATATGACGAACCTTATGCGGTTGGCAAAGGGCATGCAACCTTATCCGAATGCCCACTTTCTTTTTGTTGGGCAAGGTGATGAAGTTGGGTTGATTCATGAGCTGGCTGATAAATGGGAGTTAACAAATTTTTCTTATCTTCCTTCTGTTACACAAGATGAGTTTAAAGAGATTCTTTCAGACGTTGATGTTGGATTATTTTCTCTTTCAGAAAAACATACGGCTCATAATTTTCCGGGTAAACTGTTGGGGTATATGGTTCAAAGCCTTCCTATTTTGGGGAGTGTGAACCCTGGGAATGATCTTGAAGAGCTAGTTAATAATAGTTCAGCAGGACGTATTCATGTAAACGGTAAAGATGACGATTTGCTGGGGTCTGCTATTGAACTATATAATGACAAGCCAGTTAGAGATGGGCTTGGAAAAGCTGCGTTTGAATTGTTGGAAAGGGAGTTTTCAGTAGCTAGGGCGGTTCAAACGGTTTGTCATTATCTAAGGGTAAAATAA
- the wecB gene encoding non-hydrolyzing UDP-N-acetylglucosamine 2-epimerase, whose translation MKKLKVMTVVGTRPEIIRLSRVLAKLDEHCEHILVHTGQNYDFELNEVFFVDLGVRKPDYFLNAAGKNAAETIGQVIIKVDEVLADVQPEAMLVLGDTNSCLAAIPAKRRKVPIFHMEAGNRCFDQRVPEETNRKIVDHTADINLTYSTIARDYLLAEGLPSDRVIKTGSPMFEVLHHYMSQIDGSDVLARLGLKKGNFFVVSAHREENVDSPKQLLKLAETLNTVAEYYDCPVIVSTHPRTRNRIEAQGIEFHSNIQLLKPLGFHDYNHLQKNAKAVLSDSGTINEESSIMNFPALNLREAHERPEGMEEAFVMMVGLEAQRVMQALQVLDSQPSGDTRLLRPVYDYSMPNVSDKLVRIIHSYTDYVKRVVWKEY comes from the coding sequence ATGAAAAAGTTAAAAGTAATGACGGTTGTGGGAACGCGACCTGAGATCATTCGTCTTTCGCGTGTGCTAGCCAAACTGGATGAGCATTGTGAACACATTTTGGTGCATACCGGTCAAAACTATGATTTTGAACTCAATGAAGTTTTTTTTGTTGATTTGGGTGTGAGAAAACCAGACTACTTTCTAAATGCCGCAGGTAAGAATGCAGCAGAAACAATCGGGCAGGTTATTATCAAAGTTGATGAAGTACTTGCTGACGTTCAGCCAGAAGCTATGTTGGTCTTAGGCGATACAAATTCATGTCTCGCTGCTATCCCAGCAAAACGACGGAAAGTACCAATATTCCACATGGAGGCCGGAAATCGTTGTTTTGACCAGAGGGTTCCAGAAGAGACCAACCGTAAGATAGTTGATCATACGGCTGATATTAATTTAACGTATAGCACTATTGCTCGTGACTATTTGTTGGCGGAAGGTTTACCTTCTGATCGGGTGATTAAAACGGGTAGCCCGATGTTTGAGGTTCTGCATCACTATATGTCACAGATCGATGGCTCTGATGTATTAGCTCGTTTGGGTCTTAAAAAGGGTAACTTTTTCGTCGTGAGTGCTCACCGCGAAGAGAATGTCGATTCTCCTAAACAGCTTTTAAAACTGGCAGAGACGTTAAATACTGTTGCCGAATATTATGATTGTCCGGTTATTGTATCCACTCATCCTCGCACTCGTAATCGCATTGAGGCGCAGGGGATAGAATTTCACTCCAATATTCAGTTATTAAAGCCGCTTGGTTTCCATGACTACAACCACTTGCAGAAAAATGCGAAGGCGGTTTTGTCTGATAGTGGCACTATTAACGAAGAATCTTCTATTATGAATTTTCCAGCGTTGAATTTAAGGGAGGCTCATGAGAGGCCAGAAGGTATGGAGGAGGCATTTGTTATGATGGTTGGCTTGGAAGCGCAGAGAGTTATGCAGGCTTTGCAGGTTTTGGATTCGCAGCCAAGCGGTGATACGCGCCTGCTGCGGCCTGTTTATGACTATAGCATGCCTAATGTGTCTGACAAACTTGTTCGGATCATTCATTCCTACACCGACTATGTTAAGCGTGTTGTTTGGAAAGAGTATTAA